From Chryseobacterium salivictor, a single genomic window includes:
- the nusG gene encoding transcription termination/antitermination protein NusG produces the protein MSDLKWYVLKSISGQENKVKAYIENEMKHYGLEDFVTQVVIPMEKVIQIRNGKKVPKEKPYYPGYLMVEANLVGEVPHIIKNIPGVISFLSSTKGGDPVPMRKSEVNRMLGRMDELSEFAVETAIPFVVGENVKVIDGPFNGFNGTVEKLHEDKKKIEVSVMIFGRKTPMELSFMQVEKV, from the coding sequence ATGAGTGACTTGAAGTGGTATGTTCTGAAATCCATCAGTGGACAGGAAAATAAGGTGAAAGCCTATATTGAGAACGAAATGAAGCATTATGGCCTTGAGGATTTTGTAACTCAAGTAGTCATTCCTATGGAAAAAGTAATCCAGATCAGAAATGGTAAAAAGGTACCCAAAGAAAAACCTTATTACCCGGGATACTTAATGGTAGAAGCTAATCTGGTAGGAGAAGTTCCTCACATTATCAAAAATATCCCAGGAGTAATTTCTTTTTTGAGCTCCACCAAAGGTGGTGATCCTGTACCAATGCGTAAATCAGAAGTGAACAGAATGCTTGGCAGAATGGATGAGCTTTCGGAGTTCGCAGTTGAAACAGCAATTCCTTTCGTAGTTGGTGAAAACGTAAAAGTAATCGATGGACCTTTCAATGGTTTCAATGGTACGGTAGAAAAACTACACGAAGACAAAAAGAAAATAGAAGTTTCAGTAATGATTTTCGGAAGAAAAACTCCAATGGAACTAAGCTTTATGCAAGTGGAAAAAGTATAA
- the rplK gene encoding 50S ribosomal protein L11 translates to MAKKVFKMVKLQVKGGAANPSPPVGPALGSAGVNIMEFCKQFNGRTQDKPGQVLPVVITVFEDKSFEFVIKTPPVAIQLLEASKQKKGSGEPNRLKIGAVSWDQVGKIAADKMVDLNCFTIDGALTMVAGTARSMGLRVTGTKPTNA, encoded by the coding sequence ATGGCTAAAAAAGTCTTTAAAATGGTGAAGCTCCAAGTAAAAGGAGGAGCAGCTAATCCATCTCCACCAGTAGGTCCAGCCTTGGGTTCTGCCGGGGTGAACATTATGGAGTTTTGTAAGCAATTTAACGGAAGAACTCAAGACAAACCGGGACAAGTTTTACCTGTAGTAATTACAGTATTCGAAGACAAATCATTTGAATTCGTTATTAAAACTCCACCAGTTGCAATCCAACTTTTAGAAGCTTCAAAGCAGAAAAAAGGTTCAGGAGAGCCGAACAGACTTAAAATAGGTGCTGTTTCTTGGGATCAAGTTGGTAAAATTGCTGCGGATAAAATGGTAGATCTTAACTGCTTTACTATTGATGGTGCCCTTACAATGGTTGCCGGAACTGCAAGATCTATGGGATTGAGAGTAACAGGAACTAAACCAACTAACGCTTAA
- the rplA gene encoding 50S ribosomal protein L1 — protein sequence MAKLTKKQKEALSKIEKNKIYSLDEASALVKEVNFAKFDASVDIAVRLGVDPRKANQMVRGVVSLPHGTGKDVKVLALVTPDKEAEAREAGADYVGLDEYLQKIKDGWTDVDVIVTMPAVMGKLGPLGRILGPRGLMPNPKSGTVTMEIGKAVSEVKSGKIDFKVDKYGIIHAGIGKVSFDAGQIRENASELIQTLLKLKPTASKGVYVKSIYLSSTMSPGIAIDTKSVN from the coding sequence ATGGCAAAATTGACAAAAAAGCAAAAAGAAGCTTTAAGCAAAATAGAAAAAAATAAAATTTACTCCCTTGACGAAGCATCTGCTTTGGTGAAAGAAGTAAACTTTGCAAAATTTGACGCATCTGTAGATATCGCAGTTCGTTTGGGAGTTGATCCTAGAAAAGCGAACCAAATGGTAAGAGGAGTAGTTTCTCTTCCACACGGTACCGGTAAAGATGTGAAAGTATTGGCTTTGGTAACACCTGATAAAGAAGCAGAAGCAAGAGAAGCTGGTGCTGATTATGTAGGTCTTGATGAGTATTTACAGAAAATAAAAGACGGTTGGACAGATGTTGACGTTATCGTTACCATGCCAGCTGTTATGGGTAAATTAGGTCCGTTGGGTAGAATTTTAGGTCCAAGAGGTCTAATGCCAAATCCAAAATCAGGAACGGTAACCATGGAAATCGGTAAAGCGGTATCAGAAGTAAAATCAGGTAAAATTGATTTTAAAGTTGACAAATACGGTATTATCCATGCAGGAATTGGTAAAGTATCTTTCGATGCTGGTCAAATCAGAGAAAATGCTTCTGAATTAATTCAGACTTTACTTAAATTGAAACCAACTGCGTCAAAAGGTGTTTATGTGAAAAGCATTTACTTGTCTTCTACCATGAGTCCGGGTATTGCAATTGATACTAAATCTGTAAACTAA
- the rplL gene encoding 50S ribosomal protein L7/L12, with the protein MSDLKNLAETLVNLTVKDVNELATILKDEYGIEPAAVAVAAVAGAGEAVEEKTEFDVILKAAGASKLAVVKLVKDLTGAGLKEAKDMVDSAPTAIKEGISKDEAEALKKQLEEAGAEVELK; encoded by the coding sequence ATGTCAGATTTAAAAAACTTAGCGGAAACGCTTGTAAACTTAACCGTTAAAGACGTAAATGAATTAGCTACTATCCTTAAAGATGAGTACGGAATCGAACCAGCTGCTGTAGCTGTAGCTGCTGTTGCAGGTGCAGGTGAAGCTGTTGAAGAAAAAACAGAATTCGACGTAATCCTTAAAGCTGCAGGTGCTTCTAAATTAGCAGTTGTAAAATTAGTTAAAGATTTAACTGGTGCAGGTCTTAAAGAAGCTAAAGATATGGTAGATTCAGCTCCGACTGCAATCAAAGAAGGTATCTCTAAAGACGAAGCTGAAGCTTTGAAAAAACAATTAGAAGAAGCTGGTGCTGAAGTAGAATTGAAATAA
- the rplJ gene encoding 50S ribosomal protein L10, with the protein MTKEDKVLVIQELKEVLQDAKVVYVASLEGMNAAATSDFRRQAFKQNITVKVVKNTLLQKALEQIEGVDYSEMFPTFKGNSALMISETANAPAKLIQGFRKKAEVPALKSAYLQETFYVGDENLATLVSIKSREEMIGEIITLLQSPLRNVLSALQNKDEANGNAEEAAPVAEETPAEEAAPEAGAEATDAPGAE; encoded by the coding sequence ATGACAAAAGAAGATAAAGTATTAGTAATACAAGAATTAAAAGAAGTGTTACAAGACGCGAAAGTTGTTTATGTAGCAAGTCTAGAAGGAATGAATGCTGCTGCGACTTCAGATTTTAGAAGACAGGCGTTCAAACAAAATATCACTGTAAAAGTTGTAAAAAACACTTTACTACAAAAAGCACTGGAGCAAATCGAAGGAGTAGATTACTCTGAAATGTTCCCTACTTTCAAAGGAAATTCAGCGTTGATGATTTCTGAAACAGCAAATGCTCCGGCAAAGTTGATTCAAGGATTCAGAAAAAAAGCAGAAGTTCCAGCATTGAAATCTGCTTATTTACAAGAAACCTTCTATGTTGGTGACGAAAACTTGGCTACACTAGTAAGCATCAAGTCTAGAGAAGAAATGATCGGTGAAATCATCACATTACTTCAGTCTCCACTTAGAAATGTACTTTCTGCACTTCAAAATAAAGATGAAGCAAACGGAAACGCTGAAGAAGCTGCTCCAGTTGCAGAAGAAACCCCAGCTGAAGAAGCTGCTCCAGAAGCAGGCGCTGAAGCAACCGATGCACCTGGTGCAGAGTAA
- the secE gene encoding preprotein translocase subunit SecE, giving the protein MSLVDFIKGSYTEFKDKVEWPKWPELQSSTIVVTIGTVLLAIFTFGVDSLFSKSIANMISLFINLFN; this is encoded by the coding sequence ATGAGTTTAGTAGATTTTATTAAAGGTTCTTATACCGAATTCAAAGACAAAGTAGAGTGGCCAAAGTGGCCAGAGTTGCAGTCATCTACCATAGTGGTAACTATTGGTACCGTGTTATTGGCTATTTTTACTTTTGGTGTAGATTCATTGTTCAGTAAATCTATTGCGAATATGATATCGCTCTTTATCAATCTGTTCAATTAA